Below is a genomic region from Fusobacteriaceae bacterium.
GAGCGGTAGACGATGACGTTCAAAAAAATCCGCCCCTTCCTCATGGTGTTCGTGTTCCGCGCCGTGACAATGTCCGCAGCTACAGCCAAACTGTTCTTCCTGATGGCCGATTTCGATTTTTTCCATATTTCCTCCTCTTATACCCTATACCCCTATGGTTCTTTGACTATGTCATATCATGAAAGGACAATTTTGTCAAGAAAAATTTTGTCAAAAGCCCCGGACATATGATAAAATAAAGAAAAAAAGAAAGGGGCAAAATCAAGTGAAAACGGACAAGGAAATGATCGTCAAAGAAATGGAGGATTTGCTTAAGCGAAGGCCGGAAAGCCTTGTCAAGGGCGTATTTTCAGATCCTGTCGAGAAAAGCGCCGCCAAAAAATGTATCGCGCGGCCCTTTGAGACCAGGGGCGTGCCCGCCCTGCAGTTTGAGACGTTGACGGAGACTCAAGCCTTCCATGAAAATCTCCCGCTGGCGGATCCGACCGCCCTGGCTGCAAAGCTCTCCGCCTGCCTCGACGCCTTTTCCCAACTCCTTGTGATCACAGAGGACCGAATCCTTCAGTACCGGCGTCTGCGGGGCAGCTGGGACAAAAAGGAGAGCGAAGGATCGGCGCTCCCCGCAACCTCAGCCGACAAGCGGCGGAAAGGCTTGATCCTTCCCGAAGGCGTCCCCGTTTCCTTTCTCGTCTCCCTGGGGATCATGGGGGAAGAGGGCCGGGTCCGCAAGGATAAATACGACAAATTCCGCCAGATCAATAAATACCTGGAGTTCATCGACGACACGATCCGGGAACTGCGTGACCGGGGGGCGCTTCAGGATACGCTTCGCTGCGTGGATTTCGGCTGCGGAAAATCTTACCTGACTTTTGCCCTCGAGCACTATCTGCGGGAATTGAGCGGCCTTTCCTATGAGATCCGGGGTCTCGATCTCAAGGAAGACGTCATCGACCTGTGCAACGATATCGCGGAAAATTTAGGCTGCGGGAACCTTTCGTTTTTGAAGGGCGATATCCGGGATTTTAGCGGATTCGGAGAGGCCGATCTCGTCTTCTCGCTCCATGCCTGCGACAACGCCACGGACTACGCGATTGAAAAGGCCCTGGCCCTCAAGGCCAAAGCCATTCTGCTGGTTCCCTGCTGTCAGCACGAGTTTTACCAAAAGATCGGCAAGACCAAAGAATCCCCCTTCCGGGAGAAGCTCCCGCCGCTGGCCCGGGACGGGATCTTAGCCGAACGCTTCGCTGCCCTCGCTACCGACGCCTACCGGGCCCAGACGCTGCGGGTCTGCGGTTACAGCGTCCGCGTAATGGAATTTATCGATATGGAACATACGCCGAAAAATATCTTGATCCGGGCCATCAAGACAAGCATTCCGGCGGCGCGGCTGAAAA
It encodes:
- a CDS encoding SAM-dependent methyltransferase; the encoded protein is MKTDKEMIVKEMEDLLKRRPESLVKGVFSDPVEKSAAKKCIARPFETRGVPALQFETLTETQAFHENLPLADPTALAAKLSACLDAFSQLLVITEDRILQYRRLRGSWDKKESEGSALPATSADKRRKGLILPEGVPVSFLVSLGIMGEEGRVRKDKYDKFRQINKYLEFIDDTIRELRDRGALQDTLRCVDFGCGKSYLTFALEHYLRELSGLSYEIRGLDLKEDVIDLCNDIAENLGCGNLSFLKGDIRDFSGFGEADLVFSLHACDNATDYAIEKALALKAKAILLVPCCQHEFYQKIGKTKESPFREKLPPLARDGILAERFAALATDAYRAQTLRVCGYSVRVMEFIDMEHTPKNILIRAIKTSIPAARLKKEQAALAALRETLGIRPLLDKLSAPFQKT